GCTGCAGGATTTCAACGAATTGGCAGTCCGAATCGATTCCATCTATCATGCGGGCGCTATCACTAATTTCCTGGAGCCGTATAACAAGATTAAAGATGTAAACGTACAGGGAGTTCAGGAAATTCTACGTCTGGCATCCACTCATAAGTTAAAGCAGGTACATTACGTGTCAACTCATTATGTATTCTCTACGCTCTCACACGAAAACGGCTATATCGCATACGAGGATACCATTCCGTCCGATCATGAGGTGCTTGTACTGGGATACCAGCAAAGTAAGTGGGTTGGCGAGAGAATTATAGCTCTGGCCAAAGAGAGAGGCATTCCGGTAAGTATCTACCGCGTCGGCAGAATCTCCGGCTCCAGCACCACAGGAGCATGTCAAACCAGAGATATCATGTGGCTTATGATCAAAAGCTGTGTAGAGGCAGGAGTATTGTTCGAGGAGAATGTGAATATAGAATTTATTCCTGTGGATTATGTCAGCAAGTCTATTGTAGCATTGTCCATCCAAGCGGGATCAAGTAACAAAAACTTCCATATTGTCGCCAGTAAAATGAACACACTAAACCAAGTGTATACCTGGATGAATTCGTACGGGTTCAAAGTTGAAAAAATGCCCTATGAGCAGTGGAAGGATGAATTGGTGGACAGAGTTGCCGAGAATCCTAATCTGAATACCACCAAGGCTATGCTGCCGTTCATTCCGGAAGATATGGGTGAATGGGATGTGGAAATTACGTATGACATTACCAATGTTACCAAAGGCTTGAGTGAAACTGCCATCACTTGCCCAGAGGTAGGAGAGGAGGTGTTCAACCGGTATTTGGATTACTTTGTGAAGACAAAGTATTTTGAGTTAACACCCTGAGGGCAAGTGAATGATCTGAAAAGTTTACATTATATGATTTTATAGGAGGAACAATGATGAAGGAAAGATTGGATGTAATTACAGCAAAAAAAATGAGCCTGTACACTAGCGGGATGTGGGTCTCTCTCCTCATAGGCTTGCTATATATGGGAATAGGCATTCTGATGCCTATTGATCCGGCGGAGAAATACAGAGGAACGGAATTCTATGAGCAAATTGCCGCCCATCCGTTTATTCCGCATTTATGGAGATATATCTTCGTAGCGATCGGCTTCTTGTCCATCTACTGGATATCGGCAGCAGTTTCAACATTGAGATCCAAAAGCTATGAATGGGAAGGCTTTTACAAATGGGTAACCATTGTTGGTTATGGCGGCGCCGGCTTGCTGTCCTTGGAGTGGATGAGAGAAATTTTTATTATGAAGGTTATGACTTTGTATTCCACAGGCAATGAAATGTACCGGGTAGCCTTGGAAGTAGCCGCCTTCCCGCTCGACCCAGACTTTATCTGGATGTTTGGCGGCTTTGGATTATGGTATCTGGTAACTTCGCTGTTGGCCAAAAGAAATCAGGTTTTCTCCTCCAAGCTTAACATTTTGGGCATTATCGTAGGACTGGATTTGATCATCACCATGGTTTTTGCAATGACGGACACCATCATTTATTTCGATGGCGGTCAGATGACAGTTATGCAGATTACGGCTCTCCTCGGCGGTATTATGGGGGCTGTGTATCACATCTGGATGTTCTTTGATATGAGAAAGAATCAAGCGCAGTTCGAAAAAAGCATGACAACCTTGCTGGAGCAAAAAAAGAGTGCGGCATAAAGGCATGCAACCCATCCTAACTAAAAACAGGCTCGGATTTTCACTCAAAGGCCTTATTATTCTTTTGTTGGTATTGCTTCCTAATCTGCTATTTTACGCATTTGCGATAAACGGAACTGCCGGAACCGGGGAGGCCTTTAACAACAAGGTTGAAATGATTAGTTATATTGAACGTGTTAGCCAGGTGTTACTCATGCTTGTATTAATTTTCCGCGTAAATAAAAGTTCTCCGTCATTGCAAAGCAGGTATGTGTTTGGAATGGCCGTATTTTTACTGCTCTATTACGCTTTATGGATTCGTTATTTTGCGGGCGGGATGGACTATACCTTGATCAGCGGGACTTTTTTCGTATTCATGGGGATGTCCATCTTCCCGGCCGTGTATTTCGCTTTAGCAGAGAAATGGCTGGGGGATCATTTGGGAGTGGGGATCGCCATTACCTTTGGGGTATTCCATACCCTTAACACCTATCTGAATTTTGCAGCTTAATGAGAATAGTGGAGGGTAACATGAAACAAGAGGTTAAACCATGGTTTTTTTTCAAAAGAAATATCGAAAAGTCCGAAATCAGATTACGCTTGTTTTTGTTCCCTCCTGCGGGCGGGGATGTTTCAACCTTTTTGCACTGGGAAGAGCAGATGCCGCGGGATGTGGAGACCTGCTTGATCAGACTGCCGGGCAGAGGGGCCAGAATAACGGAGCCGGCCATTGATAATGTGGATATACTTACAGATCTATTGCTCCAGGAAATGAAAGAGTACACGGATGTGCCCTACGTGTTGTTCGGGCATAGCATGGGAGGGCTGGTCTCCTATGAGCTGACGCAAAAAATATATAAGCAGGGGCTTAACTTACCGGAATATGTAATTATATCAAGCATGAAAGCACCCAACTATATGAACAAGTTCACGGAGAGTCTGACCGAAGACGGAAATGACAAATTATATCTGAAGAGCAATGCTGAATTTATGGATACAATCATCAGTCTTGGCGGAATCCCGGACGCTTTCAGTGAAAACAGAGAGTTTCTGGAATTAATCCTGCCTACCTTTAGAAAAGACATGAAAATGTGTGAAACGTATAATCCTGAGACTGCGCAAGCCGTCCCGGTGTCATTTGATATCTATGGCGGGAACCGGGATAGCATTGCTACTAAGAAAGAACTAGAGGGATGGAAGAAATACACCACCCAAAAATACGTACTTACCCTCTTTCAGGGGAACCATTTTTATTTTATGGATAATCCCAATATGCTGCTGTTCCATCTGCGCAATAAATTAATGGATATAGGGAATAAGCTTACGGATCAAGCTCAGAGAGAGGCACTATAACACCAGCTTGCCATTTAAAAAGAGTGGAGGATGAAAGATGAATGTGATTCAAATCGATAACCTGGTCAAAAAATTTGGTGACTACACAGCAGTAAACGGACTCAATCTGTCCATTGAAAAAGGAGAGGTATTTGGTCTGTTAGGCCCGAATGGAGCCGGCAAGAGTACCACGATTAATCTGGTATGCGGCCTGCTTCATGCGACGTCGGGAAACATCAGGCTATTCGGAAATAAGGTGGAGGATGAAAAAAGAAAGCTGGGCTTTGTCCCGCAAAACATTGCCCTGTATGATAATTTCACTGCGTATGAGAACGTTAAGTTCTTTGGTGAGCTGTATGGACTGAAGGGGAAAGAATTGGAGAATGGAATCGATGAAGCCTTGGAATTCACCGGCCTGTCCGATGTCAAACGTAAAAAAGCGAAGACGTTCTCCGGCGGGATGTTAAGACGATTGAATATTGCTACTGCCTTGGTCCATCAACCACAGATTCTTATTATGGATGAGCCAACGGTCGGGATTGATCCTCAGTCCAGAAACCACATCCTGAAGTCTGTCCAGCGGTTAAATGAGAAAGGCGTGACGATTGTCTACACAACACATTATATGGAGGAAGTTGAAGCGATCTGTAATCGCATAGCCATTATTGATAAAGGCCAGGTTATTGCTTCGGGTACAAAGAAAGAATTAACGGATCTGATCAATGATAAGAAATCTTTGCAGTTAACTGTCGATGATGCTCTTGAACTGGATAAGGAAGCAATCTCACTTATTGATGGCGTGGTTAATGTGGAAATCAATGACAACCTGATCCAGGTGGAGTCTTTGAAAGAAAATGATAATTTGAATGCAATTATTGCATACGTAAACAGCAAAAATGTGAAAATCAAAAGTATCGGCACCACAGATGTTACTTTGGAAACTGTATTCCTGACATTGACAGGGCGCAAATTACGCGACTG
This genomic interval from Paenibacillus sp. FSL H8-0332 contains the following:
- a CDS encoding alpha/beta fold hydrolase, which produces MEGNMKQEVKPWFFFKRNIEKSEIRLRLFLFPPAGGDVSTFLHWEEQMPRDVETCLIRLPGRGARITEPAIDNVDILTDLLLQEMKEYTDVPYVLFGHSMGGLVSYELTQKIYKQGLNLPEYVIISSMKAPNYMNKFTESLTEDGNDKLYLKSNAEFMDTIISLGGIPDAFSENREFLELILPTFRKDMKMCETYNPETAQAVPVSFDIYGGNRDSIATKKELEGWKKYTTQKYVLTLFQGNHFYFMDNPNMLLFHLRNKLMDIGNKLTDQAQREAL
- a CDS encoding ABC transporter ATP-binding protein; the encoded protein is MNVIQIDNLVKKFGDYTAVNGLNLSIEKGEVFGLLGPNGAGKSTTINLVCGLLHATSGNIRLFGNKVEDEKRKLGFVPQNIALYDNFTAYENVKFFGELYGLKGKELENGIDEALEFTGLSDVKRKKAKTFSGGMLRRLNIATALVHQPQILIMDEPTVGIDPQSRNHILKSVQRLNEKGVTIVYTTHYMEEVEAICNRIAIIDKGQVIASGTKKELTDLINDKKSLQLTVDDALELDKEAISLIDGVVNVEINDNLIQVESLKENDNLNAIIAYVNSKNVKIKSIGTTDVTLETVFLTLTGRKLRD